The genomic window AAACACAGGCCACGGTGCATGTGGAAACAACGCTCGTCGGCGAAGGCGACATCGGGTATGAAATTATTGATCCGAACGGCGGGGTCGTGGCCGCCGGAACGACGCCGGATCTGGTGGTTGAAAACCCCCGGCTGTGGGACATCGACTCGCCGAATCTCTATGTGCTGCGCACAACCGTTCGGGTGGATGGGGCGATGGTGGATCAGGTGGAAACCCGTTTCGGCATCCGGACGCTGGAATTTTCCAAATCCGGATTCAAGCTGAACGGCAGGCCCGTGCGGATCCAGGGCGTTTGCCTGCATCACGATAACGGTCCGCTGGGCGCCGCCACCTATCGCCGCGCGGACGAACGCAAGCTGCAGATCATGAAACAGATGGGCGTCAACTCCGTGCGCACCAGCCATAACCCGCCTTCCAACGAGTTCATGGATCTCTGCGACGAGCTGGGCATCCTGGTGCAGGACGAGGCGTTCGATGTCTGGAAAATCCCCAAGGTTGAAAACGGCTACAACCGGTTTTTCGAGGAGTGGGGCGAGCGCGACATCAAGGATATGGTCAGGCGCGACCGCAACCACCCGTCCGTCTTCATGTGGAGCATCGGCAACGAGATCATCGAGCAGCGGGAAAAAGTGGAAGGCCCCCGCGTTGCCAAGCAGCTGAACGACTATGTGAAGGAGCTCGACCCATCCCGCCCGACCACCTGCGGCTTCAACTGGTGGCCGGGGCCGTACCAGACGGGGATGGCGGGGCAGGTCGACATTGCCGGTATGAACTACAAGCCGTTGGCCTATGGTGCTCCCGTAAACGAATTCCTGCCGAACCATCCGGTGGTCGGTTCCGAAACCTCCTCCTGCACCAGTAGCCGGGGCGTCTACCACCTGCTGATCGAAAAATACAAGACGCACGAATCCAAACAGGTCTCCAGCTACGACCTCATCGGCCCGCCGTGGGCCTATCCGCCGGATGTCGAATACGATGCGCTGGAGCGGAACCCCGAAATCCTCGGCGAATATGTCTGGACGGGTTTCGACTATCTCGGCGAACCGACGCCCTACGGCGGCAAGGACAACAGCACCAATGGCTATTGGAATGCCGACTGGCCGTCGCGCAGTTCCTATTTCGGCGCGGTCGACCTCTGCGGGTTCCCGAAGGACCGCTTCTATCTCTACCAAAGCCAGTGGACCGCGAAACCGATGGTGCACGTGCTGCCGCATTGGAACTGGGAGGGGACCGGCCACTCCACCATTCCGGTCTACGCCTACACCAACTGCGAAGAGGTGGAGCTTTTCGTGAACGGAGCGTCCGCCGGAAAAAAGGTGAAAGGCAAAGACCTGACCCAACTGCTGGTGAAGTTCAACCGCTATGATGGCGATACGTTCATGTCGAAATACCGTCTGTCGTGGGACGTGCCCTATGCGCCCGGCAGCTTGAAGGTGGTCGGATACATCGGCGGCAAACCCGTTGCGGAAAAAGAAATCAAGACCGCCGGTGCGCCGGCAAAAATCAGACTGGTCCCCGACCGCTCCGGGATCGCCGCCGACGGAGCCGACCTCTCCTATGTTACCGTGCGGATCGAGGATGCCGACGGCAACCTTTGCCCGCTGGCCGACAACTCGGTCGAGTTCGAGGTGGCGGGGGCAGGGCGCATTGCCGCCGTGGGCAACGGCAACGCCGCCACCACCGCGCCGTTCCAGGCCAACCGGCGCGATGCCTTCAACGGACTTTGCATGCTCATCGTCAAGGCCGGCAAGCAAGCCGGAACGATTGACGTGAAGGCCACCTCGCAAGGCCTCCAGCCGCATGCGGTGCACCTGACCGCGCGATAGACGTCAGGGCCGACGTCCAACTTTAATTCGATCCGGTGTCCACTCCTCTATGTAGTTAAACGTTTCATCCTTGTGTTTGATGAAGGTTTTGCATGAATCGCAGGAATTGAAGCGAAATAGGACAGAGAGGATGAAGATGAAGATGAAGTGGGTGCAAGTTGCCCTTTTGGCGGGATTGGTTTCCGGTGCAAACGCGAAGGCGCCGAATGTGCTGTTCTTTTCACTGGACGATATGAACGACTGGGTCGGGGCAATGGGCTATGCGCAAGCGGTTACGCCGAACATGGACCGGCTGGCGAAAAACGGCGTCAATTTTTTGAATGCGCATGCGGCCGGTGTGTTTTGTGCGCCATCGCGGTCGGCCATATTCACGGGACGCCATGCCAGCACGACGGGGTGCTACACCACGCAGGTTTATTTCCACAACCATCCGGAGATCAATCCGCTCCACAAGGTGCTGCACGACGGTGGCTATGCCACCTATGGCGCGGGCAAGTTGTTTCATCATCCGGCGGGCTTCATCGACCAGCGCGGCTGGACGGAATATTTCTTCCGCACCGACGCGCAACGCAAAGCGGGCTGGAACATCAACACCTGGAATGTGGACGACCCGATTCTTCCCGATCCCTATCCCAACAGTGTCTACAACCAGGATCGCGAACCGGCGAACAAGTTTTTCATGGAGTGGGGCAAGATCAAGAACGAGGACGAGGAAAAGATGGCCGACACCCTGCGTACCGAGTGGGCCTGCGCGTTGCTCCGTCAAAAGCACGACCAGCCGATCTTCGTGGGGGTGGGGCTCTATGCCACGCATTTCCCGAACTATGCGCCGGAAAAATATTTCGACCTCTACGACCCCGGCAAGATCGAGCTTCCGCCCTACCGGGCCGACGACCTCGATGACCTGCCACCCGCCGTCAAGAAGGCCAAGACCGGCCGCAGCGAAATCCACAAGCGGTTGGAAGCGCTCGATGCCGTGGATGATGCCATCCATGGCTACCTCGCCTGCATCTCCTACCAGGATGCCATGCTGGGCCGTCTGCTCGAAGCCATCGAGTCGGGGCCGAATGCGGGCAACACCATCGTGGTGCTGTGGAGCGACCAAGGCTACCACCACGGCGAAAAGTTCGACTGGGGCAAGCACACGCTCTGGGAGCGGACATCGAACGTGCCGTTCATTTGGGCGGGGCCGGGCATCTTCAAGGGAGCCGATGTGGAGGCAACCGTTTCGCTGATGGATATGTTCCCGACGCTGACCGAGCTGTGCGGAATCAAGGATGGGCAGGCGCGCGACGGCACCTCGCTGGCCCCCATACTGGCCGATCCTTCAACGGCGAAAGACCGCGAGGTGCTGCTGCCGGGCATGAAGCCGGAGGAATATGCGATCATCAACCGCAACTGGCGCTACATCCGCTATGCCGACGGTACGGAAGAACTGTACAACACGAGGCAGGATCCCAACGAATGGAACAACCTGGCCAACAATCCGGAGTTCAAGGAGCTGAAAACGCAGCTGGCCGCCTCCGCGCCGCAAGCCTTTGCCGAACCGGGCATGATTGGCGACGAACTAAAGCTGGTCACCGAGGGCGATTCCTTCAAGTGGGTCGGCAAAAGGAAAGCCGCGCCGAAGAAGCTTTCGGATACCGTTCAAGGCTCGCCGATGGTTCCGCGGGAAAACAGTGATGAGGCGGAAATGACGCCGGACAAGGTGAACGGGAAGGAGGTCTGGATCTCGAAGATTCGCGACGGCGCGCCGACCTATTTCTATTTCAAGCTACGGAACCGGAAATACGCCAACGCCAAACAGCCGAGGGTGCAGATCCAAATTACCTATCTGGATCAAGGGAATACGCGCGGCTTTGTGCAGTATGACTCCAGCGATGCATCGGCAAACGCTGGAGGAACCTTCAAGCAGGCAACCACGTTTAAGGTCGGCAACTCCGGCCAATGGAAAACCCTCCTGTTCAACCTCGACGACGCCCAGTTTTCCGGCCGCAGCAACGGCGGCGACCTGCGCATTGCGTTCGATAGGCCCGATGCCGATCCCGTTGTGGCGGAAGTGTTGGTTAAGCCGCTCAACTAATCGTTAGGGCTCTGCAATCGGGCTGCGGTGGATGCCCTGAAATGGGATAAACGATAATCCTTTTAGGTGAATATTGGAATGAATTGTCGATAGGCCGAATTTTGTGAATCGCGAATTAAACACATAACGCTGGGCATATAACAAATTCAAAAAAAATCGCTTGACGATGAATCAAACTATGCTAAATCGTTCTACCATGAATCGGGTACGATTAACCATAACCCCGGAGGAGAAGTAGCATGAGTACGTTCAAGTTAAGTCTGATCGCGATGCTGACGGCGGCTGCCGCCAGCCAGGCCGATGTTTCGGTCATGTTCACCAATAACCTTGCCAAGGCGGCCAACCCGTTTGCGGAAAACACGCCTGGAACCGTTACGCTGGACTTTGCAGTCGATGGCGGCGGCAACGTGACCCTGGATGCCTCCTGCTCGGAATCCAATGCGACCATCGTTGCGGAGATCGACAAGTTTGACGGTCCGGTGGGGACGGTTAGTTATAGCGGGGCGTTCGGTACAAGCTTCAGCATCGCCCTCGTGGCCCAGGGCGGCACCCTGCGCCTGAGCGAGGATGATCTAGGTGGTTTTGGTGTTACCGGCCAGAATCAGTGGCGGATTGATCGTACGGAAACGGAGCAGGTAAAGGTTACGCCGAGCGGCCTTGACGGTGCCTCCATTGATTTTAAAGCAGTTGATTGGACTAGCCGGGCCAACGGCAGCGTGCAGATGAAAGCAATCGGCCCGCAGGGGGCATACACGAATGCCTTGCCCCAGAGCGATGGCACGTGGGATTTGGATGCGGAAAACATTATCCTCAATAACGGGAAGGATATTGCCTTCATGAATGCCACCACCAACAATGGCGATGGTTACGTACTGGCCGGTATTTCTTTTGATGTGGTGCAGGAAATTCCCGATCCGGGTGTCAAGGTGGTCTTCACCAACAGCTTGCCAAACGATCCGGCCACCGTAACCAACATGCCCATTTCGATTACCCTCGATTTCGACGTGGATGCCGTGGGTTTTGTTACGCTGGACGCTTCGTGCGAAGAAACCAATGCCGCCCTCGTGGCCATCGTCGATGCATGGGACGGGCCAGCGGGCTATGTGGATTATACCAACAATGTCTCTTTCAGCGTAAAGCTTGAGTCGATCAGCGGCGATCTGCGCCTGAGTGGCTGGGGCGGTACCGGCGGCCTCGGGCTTACCGGACAAAACCAGTGGCGCGTGGACCAGCCTTCCGAATCCTTGGCGCTGACCCTCGATTCGTTGCCGGGCGTGGCCCTGAAAATGAAAAACTTCGAACTAACCAGCACCCAATCGCCGGCCTACCTGAAGCTGGATGCTTCCAGCGGATCGTTCACCAACGCAATCACCTCCTCGGGCACCTTGGTCATTGAGCAAAGTGTTTTGGCAAACAACGACGACGCCATGGTGGTCGGCGTTGCCGTCACCAACCAAGGCTATGTGCTGAGCGGCTTCGAGTTTGTGCTGGTCGATGCCTATGAACCCCCGCCGGAACCCGGCGTTGGAATCCTGTTCAGCTACGACGATAGCACCAAACTCGACTTCGGCAATGCCGGAACCATCACCCTGGACTTTGCCATCGACGGTTCGGGTGTGGTTTCGCTGGATGCCTCCACGACGGACTCCGGCGCAAACGAAACCAATGCCGTGAATGGATGGGACAGCGCCGACGTCGGATTCGTGACCAATGCAGCCCTCTTTGGAAAATCCTTCACCCTCACGGGAGCGGCCAGTGTGACCACCACCAATGTCACGACGGACGGCATTATCACCCTCTGGAACAACAATGGCGGCATTCTGGCGATCCAGGGGCAGAACTCCGGACGCATCGACGGCTACACGTTGAATGTCAGGACCAACATGGAAGCCATGGCTTGGACGCTGAGTGGCGATGTCTCCCTCGACTTCGAAAGCTTCTCCTACGGCAACTCACTCAACAATGCAGGGATCGAGCTGAGCGATGCCGATACCGCGCTGCTCTACACCGCGACTGCACAGTTTGGCGACCAGAACGTCGCCGCCGACGGCTTTTCGATCGGCAGTGGACAGGCGCTGACGTTCACGGCGGTGACCAATTATACCTGGGGCATCGCACTGGGCGGATTCAGCTTCCAGATTGTTCCGGCGAAGGCCCTGAGCTATACCGACTGGGCGGCGCTGTACCCCTCCATGACCGGCGGCATGCTGGACGACGACGACAACGACGGCCTCGACAACCTCTACGAGTTTGCCGTGGGCGGCAACCCGGTCAACGGCACGGTTGCCCCGGCCTACATGCCCGTTTCGAGCCTGATCGATGCCGGCGGTTCCTCGAACGTCATTGAATATGTCTACACGCGCCGCCACCCGGTTCCGGTCGACATGGGCTACACGCTCAACGTTTCGGACGCCGGGCTGACCTTACCGAATTGGGCGGACGACGGCTACACGGTGATCGACGAAGGCGAGGGTGCTCCGGGCTTCAAGACCGTCACCAACCATGTTCCGGTCGATGCCAATACGAAAAAGTTCATCAAGCTAGTGGTTGAACAAAACTAGTCGTATACCTGTCCTTAGCCTTATCCGAACCCCGCCCGATGGCGGGGTTTGGTTTATACGGCGGAATACGTCAGTTTCAAAAAGAGGGAATGACTACATGAAACAAGGAATTAAATGGGCTGGAATCTGGGTGCTGGCCGTGGTTGCGGCTTCGGCCGAGGTTTCGGTGGATTTTTTTAACTCCACCTTGCCCCAATCCACCACCAACGAGCTGGGAACGTTGACGCTGGTGTTTTCGGTCGACGCCGCCGGCGTTGTTACGCTGGATGCCTCGACGACACGGGGCGAACAGATCGTCATCGATGCCGTCGATGCGTGGGATGGGGCGGTCGGTTCCATCGGCCACTCCGGCGCATTCAACACCTCTTTTTCCCTTGTGCTCGACGATGTCGGCGGTTCCGGCCTGAAGCTCACCGACAATGGCGGTGGCGGCCTGGGCGTCGGCGGCCAGAATGCCTGGCGCATCGATCGCCCCGGCATTGAATTTGTCTCGGCGGATGCCATCATTCCGGATGGGTTGCTCGCCTTGAATTCGGTGGCTTGGAACCATCGAGCCAACACGACGGTCGATATGCAGCTCACCGCCCCCGGCGGCTCGCTCACCAACAGCCTCGACGGGCTGGAGGGAACGTGGAATCTCGTGGGCGAAGGCCTGCGGCTTCAAAGCGGTCAGCAATTGCTGTTCGGCAATGCCGACCTGGGCGTGGAAAACGACGGCTATGCGCTGGCGGGTTTTTCGTTCGACATCATCGATGGAACGGTGGCCCCGGAAACCGCCGACCTGACACCGGACAACCAGACCTCGTATACCACCCAATCCTTCGAAGGACGCACGGTCTGGGTTTCCGACAGTGCGGATGGCCAACTCTATTTCGATGTGCCCGGTGCGTTTGGCTTTGTGCCCGGACAGCCGGTTTATGTCCGCATTGAATACCACGATTCCGGATACGGAAGACTGTTTGCCGAATACGATTCAACGCTGGGGGATGCCACGGCCGATAAATTCCAGGATGCCGAAACCCATTCGCGCTCCAGCCGCGTCGGTGGCGGCGGTTTTGTCTACAGCTATCAGGAATTTAAATCACCCCTGTTCAACGGCCGGCAGAATGGGGGCAACGACTTCCGGTTCAAATTGCAAAGCAGCGACGGCACGCCGCTGCGGATTGCCGGCGTGCAGATCAGCACGGCGCCTTATGCCGACGAAATGTTCCAGCTTGCGCTGTCCGAACCCTGGCTGGAACCGTACGCAGGGGAAGTGCACGACCTGGTCGACAACACCACGCTGGCCGGCAAGGTGATGACGGGCTACCAAGGTTGGTTCGGCGCGCCCAACGATGTGATGGACAGTGGGTGGAACCACTGGGGGCGCGGCAGCAACGACAAGCCCGATGAAAGCTGGATGACGATCGACGCGTGGCCCTATCTCGACGACTACGATGCCGAAGGCCTCTACCGCGCCGGCGACCTGCTGCATCAGGACGGTCGTCCCGCCTACCTCTTTTCCTCCCGCGATCCTGAAACCGTGCAGCGCCACTTCCGCTGGATGCGCAAGCACGGCATCGACGGCGCCTACCTCCAGTATTTCGTGAACGCCAGCCGCAGCGGCGCCAACGGGGGAAAGCAGTTCGTGCTCAACAACGTCCGCGAGGCCGCCGCCAAGGAGGGGCGCATCTGGGCGCTCGAGTACGACATCAGCGGGCTCTCGACCGACTTCAATGAAGCCATGGATATCATGACCAACGACTGGAACTGGATGGTCAACGAGGCGCACATTACCGACGATCCGCGCTATGCCCGCGAGGATGGGAAGCCGGTGGTTTTCATCTGGGGCTTCGGGGTGCGCGACCACTCGCCCGCGCTTGCCAATGCGGTGGTCGACTGGTTTGCCGCGCAAAACCTCTACCTGATCTGCGGCACGCGCTGGAAGTCCGAACCGGAGTGGCAAGACCATTTCCAGCGCTACGACCAGTTGCTCATCTGGATGGAACGCGACCTGGGCACCCTGGCCAGCCGGAAAGCCGCGCTCGACAGCTGGGGCATGAAGATCCTGCCGCACGCCTGGCCGGGCTTTTCCTGGAACAACCTGCAGCAGACGGTCTATCCCTATCAGCACACCGCGCGCGACGGCGGGCAGTTCTATTGGGACAGGCTCTACAACGCCGTGGCCGTGGGCGCCGACCAAATCTTCCTCGGCATGTTCGATGAATACGACGAAGGCACCGCGATCATGCCCATGCAAGACAACCATCCGAACATCTATTCGGAGGGCACCAACACCTGGGGGCACTATATCGACAACGAGGGGCGCGATCCGTTCTGGTATCTCCAGCTCAGCGAGGCCGCCCGCGAGATGCTCAACGGACAGCGCCCGGTGTCGGCCACCCTTCCGTTGGAATCGGAAATCACGCCTGCGGCCTATGCGGGCGACGATGCAACCTGCTATTTGGGCACCAACGATGTGGTTACCGGCCTATCCCATCCGCAACCCCCGGACGGAGTGACCGACGGATTGGTGCTCGGCAACCAAAGTTGCCGCACCAACGGCGCGTCCTATTTTTACTTCGGCATCGATGATGCCATGGTCTATGCAAATACCGCAGGACAGGCGGCCACCATCGAGCTGGAATATTACGACGACGCGCCGGGCAAAACCATCCGCCTCCAGTACGACGGCACCTCGGCGGCCTACAGCCTCCATCCGGATGTCGAAATCACGCCGGGCTCCGGCGGTTGGAAGTATTATCGGTGGAATGTGGCCGATGGTTATTTCGGAAACCGCCAAAACGGCCTGTCGGATTTCCGCATCAACATCACCGGCGGCAACACCGTGGCGATCCGCCGCGTGAGCGTCTTCCTGCCGGAAGAGCAGGGCGGTGCACAGGCCGATGCCCCGACGATCGAGTTTGCCGACACGGGACTGGCCTGGCCGGAAATGTCGGACGTCACCGGCTGGCGCCTCTTCGAAAG from Pontiella desulfatans includes these protein-coding regions:
- a CDS encoding glycoside hydrolase family 2 TIM barrel-domain containing protein, with the protein product MGVAMAGTAASAWPMGSRRLGGDALEYRSSFNEGWRFHKGDAPGAEVAAFDDAKWRALDLPHDWAIEGPFDVKYNARCGGLPFHGIGWYRKTFDVPAEAEGNVVYITFDGAMYNAQVWINGQFLGNRPYGYSEFRHEVGKHLNHGGSNVIAVKLSPEDLSSRWYPGAGIYRNVWIDYRNPVHVAPWGTFVTTPTITETQATVHVETTLVGEGDIGYEIIDPNGGVVAAGTTPDLVVENPRLWDIDSPNLYVLRTTVRVDGAMVDQVETRFGIRTLEFSKSGFKLNGRPVRIQGVCLHHDNGPLGAATYRRADERKLQIMKQMGVNSVRTSHNPPSNEFMDLCDELGILVQDEAFDVWKIPKVENGYNRFFEEWGERDIKDMVRRDRNHPSVFMWSIGNEIIEQREKVEGPRVAKQLNDYVKELDPSRPTTCGFNWWPGPYQTGMAGQVDIAGMNYKPLAYGAPVNEFLPNHPVVGSETSSCTSSRGVYHLLIEKYKTHESKQVSSYDLIGPPWAYPPDVEYDALERNPEILGEYVWTGFDYLGEPTPYGGKDNSTNGYWNADWPSRSSYFGAVDLCGFPKDRFYLYQSQWTAKPMVHVLPHWNWEGTGHSTIPVYAYTNCEEVELFVNGASAGKKVKGKDLTQLLVKFNRYDGDTFMSKYRLSWDVPYAPGSLKVVGYIGGKPVAEKEIKTAGAPAKIRLVPDRSGIAADGADLSYVTVRIEDADGNLCPLADNSVEFEVAGAGRIAAVGNGNAATTAPFQANRRDAFNGLCMLIVKAGKQAGTIDVKATSQGLQPHAVHLTAR
- a CDS encoding sulfatase — protein: MKMKMKWVQVALLAGLVSGANAKAPNVLFFSLDDMNDWVGAMGYAQAVTPNMDRLAKNGVNFLNAHAAGVFCAPSRSAIFTGRHASTTGCYTTQVYFHNHPEINPLHKVLHDGGYATYGAGKLFHHPAGFIDQRGWTEYFFRTDAQRKAGWNINTWNVDDPILPDPYPNSVYNQDREPANKFFMEWGKIKNEDEEKMADTLRTEWACALLRQKHDQPIFVGVGLYATHFPNYAPEKYFDLYDPGKIELPPYRADDLDDLPPAVKKAKTGRSEIHKRLEALDAVDDAIHGYLACISYQDAMLGRLLEAIESGPNAGNTIVVLWSDQGYHHGEKFDWGKHTLWERTSNVPFIWAGPGIFKGADVEATVSLMDMFPTLTELCGIKDGQARDGTSLAPILADPSTAKDREVLLPGMKPEEYAIINRNWRYIRYADGTEELYNTRQDPNEWNNLANNPEFKELKTQLAASAPQAFAEPGMIGDELKLVTEGDSFKWVGKRKAAPKKLSDTVQGSPMVPRENSDEAEMTPDKVNGKEVWISKIRDGAPTYFYFKLRNRKYANAKQPRVQIQITYLDQGNTRGFVQYDSSDASANAGGTFKQATTFKVGNSGQWKTLLFNLDDAQFSGRSNGGDLRIAFDRPDADPVVAEVLVKPLN
- a CDS encoding glycoside hydrolase family 71/99-like protein, yielding MKQGIKWAGIWVLAVVAASAEVSVDFFNSTLPQSTTNELGTLTLVFSVDAAGVVTLDASTTRGEQIVIDAVDAWDGAVGSIGHSGAFNTSFSLVLDDVGGSGLKLTDNGGGGLGVGGQNAWRIDRPGIEFVSADAIIPDGLLALNSVAWNHRANTTVDMQLTAPGGSLTNSLDGLEGTWNLVGEGLRLQSGQQLLFGNADLGVENDGYALAGFSFDIIDGTVAPETADLTPDNQTSYTTQSFEGRTVWVSDSADGQLYFDVPGAFGFVPGQPVYVRIEYHDSGYGRLFAEYDSTLGDATADKFQDAETHSRSSRVGGGGFVYSYQEFKSPLFNGRQNGGNDFRFKLQSSDGTPLRIAGVQISTAPYADEMFQLALSEPWLEPYAGEVHDLVDNTTLAGKVMTGYQGWFGAPNDVMDSGWNHWGRGSNDKPDESWMTIDAWPYLDDYDAEGLYRAGDLLHQDGRPAYLFSSRDPETVQRHFRWMRKHGIDGAYLQYFVNASRSGANGGKQFVLNNVREAAAKEGRIWALEYDISGLSTDFNEAMDIMTNDWNWMVNEAHITDDPRYAREDGKPVVFIWGFGVRDHSPALANAVVDWFAAQNLYLICGTRWKSEPEWQDHFQRYDQLLIWMERDLGTLASRKAALDSWGMKILPHAWPGFSWNNLQQTVYPYQHTARDGGQFYWDRLYNAVAVGADQIFLGMFDEYDEGTAIMPMQDNHPNIYSEGTNTWGHYIDNEGRDPFWYLQLSEAAREMLNGQRPVSATLPLESEITPAAYAGDDATCYLGTNDVVTGLSHPQPPDGVTDGLVLGNQSCRTNGASYFYFGIDDAMVYANTAGQAATIELEYYDDAPGKTIRLQYDGTSAAYSLHPDVEITPGSGGWKYYRWNVADGYFGNRQNGLSDFRINITGGNTVAIRRVSVFLPEEQGGAQADAPTIEFADTGLAWPEMSDVTGWRLFESGNLASNDWTEVGSGLTFTNGMVLYDALATNEASFYQLRKPAKK